The DNA segment ATAAGCATCCTTTAGTGTTCCAGCATAACTACTTGTTGTCCTAAATGCTCTTAAATTATTGTTTCTTTCAGTTAGCTAAGCTCTACAAGAATGTAATAGCCACAGACACAAGTCCAAAGCAGCTTGAATTTGCAGTAAAGGTCCCTAAAGTTCAATATATATGTACCTCTCCCAAGATGTCAATGGTCGAAATCGAAACCAAAATAGGAACAGAGTCAAGTGTAGATTTAGTAACAATTGCTCAAGCAATGCATTGGTTTGATCTTCCAACTTTTTATCAACAAGTGAAATGGTTACTCAAGAAACCAAATGGAGTAATAGCAGCCTGGTGTTACACTGTGCCAGAAGTAAACAATTCAGTGGATCcaatttttgagaaattttaCACAGTTGATGCTGGACTATATTGGGAATCTCCGAGAAAATTAGTGGATGAAAAGTATAAAACTATTGACTTCCCATTTGAGCCTGTAAGTGGTTGTGATCACAATGGACCATTTGAGTTCAAGATTGAGAAAGTGATGGACTTGAATTCTTATTTCACATACTTGAAGTCATGGTCAGCTTATCAAACTGCAAAAGAAAAGGGTGTTGAGCTCTTGACTGATGATGTTGTTGAAAAATTCACAAGTGTTTGGAATGAAGATGGAGAGAGTCAGAAAACTGTGTCTTTCCCAATTTACTTGAGGATTGGCAAAGTTGGAAATTTGTAATAAAAGTGAAATCAGTATTATTAGTTTCTCAATTTGTTGATTAGGGAATTTAGAATCTGCAGTTGATCATCATTTGTACTTTCTGCTGGTTGTTTTCTAATAAAGTGTTTTAGTGCAATTAAAAAATCTACATGTATTTCTCAGCTAACGTATAAGAATTGATGTTACAGGATGGAGTTATCTTAGCTCAGGAGATGGATGATATTGTTTCATCAAGATTGCTACTCCTACAAACTGTTCTATATTATCTTAGCTCAAGAGACGGATGATAAAGTTACGGCCGGCGAGCGGTGGTCAGTTGGACATCCTTTACCAGAAAATTATACTTTGTCTTTAGgatctatcacgacccaaaactcaacctgtcgtaatggcgcctatcatggtactaggcaagctgacCGCTCACACATTACCAACACTTTCAAATTTAAAGTATACTAGAACAGGTTTAAATAAGTAAAAATATCATAAAACTGGATAGAATGTCATAACTCAATACAAAAGTTTTTTCCAAAACCAGCATGTCActaagtacatgagcatctatacaataCTAAGTCTGATACATTGTCtaagaaaacaaaaacagaatATTAAACTGTGGGATGGggggaaggagagtcaaggtctgcgaacgccaGGATAGCTACCTCGATAATCTCTGAATGATTGAACTCTGTGAATCAGCAACTACCGTGACcggaaacacctggatctgcattaGCTGGCCGGTTCTGTTTTGCTTGGGAAGATATATCAACTCTTGTCATGTTGCCAAATCTTGAAGTGCTCGAACTTAAAAGAAATGCAGTGAATGATCCAATATAGAGATTAAGTGATGAAGACAAGTTCGAAAACCTAAAGTTATTATTACTTAGTGAGCTAGATTTTGGGCATTGGGAAGCTAGCAGCGAAAGCTTCATAAATCTAAAACGCCTTGTTCTGAGGAATTGCATCAACCTGAAAGAAATTCCATCAAATTTTGGGGAAATTTGTACTTTGGAGTCAATTGAGTTATATAATTGTAGCACTATTGCTGAGGGATGTGCAAGAAATATTGAGCAAGAACAAGAGGACATGGGAAATAATTTCCTTAAGGTCTACATCGATAACAATCGTCCCATTAAGTTTTAcatctctcttaaaaattcttcAATTCTTCACATAATTAATTACCTCATCTTTGAAATTAAAATGATCACTTCTACTTTTTATCTTGCATATATGCAGGGAATTGAAGCTTATTTTGAGGGATCATCTAACGCTATCTTCCAAATGTAGAACCTTTTCATTTAGATTTGGAAGagtaaattctttcttttatgttcttaTCAGttgttaaatttatatttttgggAATAAACATGTTTAAATGTTTCACTCATTTGTGGTTTAGTATTTTGTAAAGAATATAACTATTGGTGTACTATAATACTCCCTCTCTTCACTTTTGACTttgcacttgctttaacaaaaaataaatgaagttgatattttactatttttgtcCATAATAGTGATAGTATTTCCAAAAGTCTTGAAAAATGACTTGGGGATTTAGTAGTTAATGATAAGggtaaaacaagaagaaaaaaaagattcTCTTTCTCTTGATTTTAGTATAGGTgacaaataaaagtgaaaatATACTTTTTGTATAATGGACAGTTAAAAGTGAATAGAGAGTATATAGTTtgaaggcaaaatacataaaataTCACCTGAACTTGTCCCCAAATTCCTGTAACACACCTGTTGAACACAAAAATATTTTTACACACCAAACCTTTCAAAAGTGTATCGATTACACACCACTTTCCTGCTTGACCAGTTTCACAAAATGTGTGTGCATCACACACCAATATGCTCGTGACATGTGTCAttaactttaaaaaaataaaaacacacTTAAAATTACATATATaccctcttcttcatcttccctaCCATGATTTCCACTATCATTGTTCGCGAGAAAGATTTCCAGCAAGAcccaaaaaaaagaaattttaaaaCCTTTGTAATTACTATTCCTTTTCTGGATCGAGTCCTAAATGGGAAGAAATTATTAAATAACATCTTAATTGGATTTTCAACACTCTTGACACAAATTGGAAGAGATTACCATGTAACCTGAACTAGTCAATCAAAATCGAGTTACTAGTTCAGTTCAATAATCCAAAATTAACAAGATCCAGTTGAATTTTCAAGTTTTTTCAATAGCTCAACAATGGTAGTTTCTGAATTTTTCACCCAGCCTTCGCAAAACTTGTGATAAACTTTTAAATCTAGcacaaataaataattttcaaaaaaccCAGTTGAATATGGCTGCTGCGTTACTTCGACAATGGAAGACGAGAGGGGCGAGGGGTTTAGTTGCAGGACCGGCTCTGGTGAGTTGAGTGTATGTGGTTGAGGATGTTTTTGGGTAAGGGACCCATATCCTTTTTGTATATATTTCATGGCTAAATTGATGCAATTAGGTGGAAATTGGTGTAAAATGGAAAcagtaaaaagagaaaaaaatgaattttttccGTAAagctttgattttatttttttgcattcAAGCGCCTATGTTATGTGAAGAACACGCGGGTGCCACGTAGTTAAAATAGTATGTAATACACACACTTCTAAAAGGTTTAGTGTATAAAATTATTTTCATGTTGAATATGTGTGTACGATAGATTTAACTACAAGATCAGGTGCCATTCTATGTATTTTGCCATAGTTTGAAATGAATTATATTATACTATGTATTGTCTGGGCCTCTTTGGGGTATAAGAATTGAAGGTTTCACAATTGAATAAAGAGTTAAATTGATAGTCGTCCACACCTTTTTTAATCATCAGCTGTGGGGCATCGACAGCAGAACTATTTTCCCCCTATACGTCCATTCAATCCAAAATAAGTGTCACTTTATATAAGAAATCAATAAGGGCTTAATTAATTCCCGCCCCCCCTAAAACTGGCCTTGCTCTAATAAATTATCTAGAAAGTCTAAGAACATATGAACGGTAGTTTAGTTAGATAATTTTGATGATTAATGCTATTAAATAGTGTTTTAATGGATATGTCAAAACCTTAAACTAAACCTATGGGATATTTTCTTGTGACAATATAATTTTCGTTGATTATTCTTAGGTTTCGAAGTTATAAGGTCTAGAAACTAATATGCTATAATTTGAAAATGAGCTCGTCTTGGAGGTAAGAGAAAGTAAAATATTCTTTCTCCACCATTAACAAATACTTCACGCATGACGTACACAAATTATTTCTTCAACCCACAGCCAagaaacctttttttttttttttggaaataggGATAGATTCATTCATAAAAGGTTCGGGGAGCATTACATCGCTGTTAATAATAGCAGGGATAATACTAAGGTTCCCAAGTACTGCTAATATGTTATATATAGAGCTTGATACTAGTCTAGTAGTtaaaacttcatttttatcattttggaTTGCCTTCTTTGCTCGTCCGGAGGTGAGTGCAAAATAGTATTTGTAGAGCTTAGGTGATGCTTGAAACCCCATTTACACAACAAGTGTACCACTTTGTTGCCTTCGCGGAAACTATGCATTTATTCTACTTTTATTCTGCTTACCTTGTTCCCAAGACATTGACTCATTTGTCTTCTTTGTTAAATGTTCACCGTAGGAATTGAAAACTTTTTGGTAGAGAGTGATTTCCCCTTTAATTGGCTTTATAGGAGTGGTTTCAGGCtagtcaacaacaacaacaacaataacaagcccAACTTAATCCCATACATGGGTGAGGTATGGGAAGGATAATATGTATGCAGCCTTATTCCTATCCTATAAAAATAAAGAGACGTTTCCGATAAACCCTAAAAAATAGTACTAATACTGTTTCCAACCACACACCTTTTTTTGGAGTCCTATTACCCCCTCAACATTTTCAAAGTGGACTTGTTGCCACCTTAAATgaggagaaattaaaaaatatccagatttacaagtggtcattcaaaactagccacagtttcaaaagtaatcgaaatttagccatttttcatgtaaagataaatttgaaagaaaatactgttcaaaatccaaaaaaatactccagtataatatattggaactcatatactggagttctagtataatatactggtccagcataatatactggagattggagcaccggtgctccaatatcaagtatattatactggaactttccgcgtgttggagttccagcatagtaTGCTGGAATTCATATAcaagtgcaccgatctccagtatcttatgctggaactttccgtgttgcagcaaattAGTGGctattttcaatgactttgcaaacactgactatttttgaatgatcagttgACGTGGTAATGTGTGCATTTCACTTGTTTTGAGAGAATGAGAAGCCAAAATTATTTACTAGTATTTTCTgttcttttatttttccaaatttttgtcttttatttctttttttctccCCTCGGATAACAAAGCCACTATTGAAAGGCGTGTTGAGCTCCATTTACAGCATCATTCctttgaaaaattattttttaactttAGATAGGTACTTTTCCCTCAATTTTAATGAGTTTATTCTTATCTTTgtattagaaaaaaataaatttaaatttaattatGTACAAGTGTCATATTTTTATTGGATATTATACTTAATTAATTATGACAAAACCTTAATCTAAATTTTTTTTATCGAAAATATAGTCTGTTTCTTAAAAATTCGGCAGCAACGacaacaaaaatattttcataacCAAAATCAAAATcggaaaattaaaattttggtcTTCATTGTTATCATAGTGTTGCTACTAGGGCTATGTATAATTTGGGAAATACCGAATTACCGTAAAACTGAAAGTTTTAGTATTTGGTATTCGATATTtggtatttggtttaagtttttaaaaaaaaattggtattAGGAAAGATATTTAGTATCTATAAAAATAATACCGAAATAACGataccgtaccgaaatatataATAAGTTACACAATACACATTATTGATTATAACATAATACTTTTCTTTGGTATGCATGTTTAGGGTGTTTCTTCTCGTGTGTTGAATTGCATTTGTTGGATTAGTCCTTGTTGTATTCTCTAACTTGAGCAATTAGCTTTAAGcaagtaacaagacatttttAATGAATATAAGTATTCCTTTATATACATTTTTTTCTCTCTATACGTTGATACTTGCTTGTTTTGGATAAAAAATTTGTCAATGGTCATATGAGCGTAGAacgtttttatttttatatttgtgagtactttaattaagaaaattacaGTCTATAACTTTATGCACTAGCTAATATTGAAAACAAACAAACCGAAGTTACTATACTGAATAAACCAAATTGAAAGGAGAAAAGCAGAAACATACCGAATATAATTA comes from the Nicotiana sylvestris chromosome 4, ASM39365v2, whole genome shotgun sequence genome and includes:
- the LOC138888987 gene encoding uncharacterized protein, encoding MAKLFIKQAQQYSKGRPSYPEELFNFIASKTPCHDLVWDVGTGSGQAAQSLAKLYKNVIATDTSPKQLEFAVKVPKVQYICTSPKMSMVEIETKIGTESSVDLVTIAQAMHWFDLPTFYQQVKWLLKKPNGVIAAWCYTVPEVNNSVDPIFEKFYTVDAGLYWESPRKLVDEKYKTIDFPFEPVSGCDHNGPFEFKIEKVMDLNSYFTYLKSWSAYQTAKEKGVELLTDDVVEKFTSVWNEDGESQKTVSFPIYLRIGKVGNL